Proteins encoded in a region of the Sulfurimonas marina genome:
- a CDS encoding peptidoglycan D,D-transpeptidase FtsI family protein, producing the protein MINQNQSGKILLLYGIIFTGFLVFLAVMLFTVLDPRHIPSKYTAESSKASRGSIISADGFHIATTKKLFKAVVNTRYIDPQKKDLFVELFSIYSGMEKKTILKKINNHKGVVVLSYNIPQIQAHYLKKLAYELRRFKVFKALKNPRTGLLSVHGLNIIESGESREYNYGNLLTPIIGYPHKLEEDGYTFVKGVKGLEKRFDDELSARQDGYSRGKRDVNSYILLNKESFTKPQINGLDLKITIPVALQIKIEKMLDQMKEELRAKQIMLAVMSSTNGDILAMASSNRYFPKEIKKSDYPSLNSGMIEYSFEPGSVLKPVTFSLLLEKKLVNPYDLVNGHNGRFKIGRKMITDEHRFDWLSAENVIVHSSNVGIAQLAQKLSGFEFYDGLKKFGFSKSSTHDLIYEKKGSIPSAKRLENQIYKATCSYGYGLRANLMQLLRAYSAFNNNGKMVYPKLLRSLINEYNQETKIPYEEQVEAIKSTTAQRMKDILIKTVNKGTGVKTITPGLEVGGKTGTAHIVEKGRYVNKYNTSFIGFVNDKKRKYTMGVVVVQPKKSQFAAQTAVPVFKKAIDIMVEDGYLQPDIVE; encoded by the coding sequence CACGGCTGAAAGTTCAAAAGCATCACGCGGTAGCATCATTAGTGCTGACGGCTTTCACATAGCTACTACCAAAAAACTTTTTAAAGCTGTTGTCAATACCCGTTATATAGACCCGCAAAAAAAAGATCTTTTTGTAGAACTTTTCTCTATCTATTCGGGGATGGAGAAAAAAACTATCCTCAAAAAAATCAATAATCATAAAGGTGTTGTCGTTTTAAGTTACAACATTCCCCAAATCCAAGCACATTATTTAAAAAAACTTGCGTATGAACTTAGACGTTTTAAAGTATTCAAAGCATTAAAAAATCCTCGTACAGGTTTACTCTCAGTTCATGGTCTTAATATTATTGAAAGTGGGGAGAGTCGTGAATATAATTACGGCAACCTTCTAACTCCTATCATCGGTTATCCACATAAACTCGAAGAAGATGGATACACATTTGTAAAAGGTGTTAAAGGATTAGAAAAACGTTTTGATGATGAGCTTTCTGCAAGACAAGATGGGTACTCTCGAGGTAAACGTGATGTCAACAGCTATATATTATTAAATAAAGAGAGTTTTACAAAACCCCAAATTAACGGACTTGATCTAAAGATAACTATCCCTGTAGCTTTACAGATAAAAATAGAAAAAATGCTTGATCAGATGAAAGAGGAACTAAGAGCAAAACAAATTATGCTTGCAGTTATGAGCTCTACTAACGGTGATATCCTTGCAATGGCGAGTTCCAACCGTTACTTTCCAAAAGAGATTAAAAAAAGTGACTACCCCTCTTTAAACAGTGGGATGATTGAGTATAGCTTTGAACCGGGAAGTGTACTGAAACCAGTCACTTTCTCTTTACTCCTGGAAAAAAAACTTGTTAATCCTTATGATCTAGTCAATGGACATAACGGCCGCTTTAAAATTGGTAGAAAAATGATCACTGATGAACATAGATTTGACTGGTTAAGTGCTGAAAATGTTATTGTTCACTCATCAAATGTGGGTATTGCTCAACTAGCCCAAAAACTATCCGGTTTTGAGTTTTATGATGGGCTGAAAAAGTTTGGCTTTTCAAAATCCTCTACTCATGATCTTATCTATGAAAAAAAAGGTTCTATTCCAAGTGCAAAACGTTTAGAAAATCAGATCTATAAAGCTACTTGTTCATACGGGTATGGCCTGCGAGCAAACCTCATGCAACTCTTACGTGCCTATTCAGCCTTTAATAATAACGGAAAGATGGTCTATCCAAAACTTTTACGCTCTTTGATCAACGAATACAATCAAGAGACTAAAATTCCTTACGAAGAACAAGTGGAAGCTATAAAAAGTACAACTGCTCAAAGAATGAAAGATATCTTGATTAAAACAGTAAATAAAGGAACGGGGGTAAAGACGATCACTCCCGGCTTAGAAGTGGGTGGAAAAACTGGGACTGCCCATATCGTTGAAAAAGGGAGATACGTTAACAAATACAACACCTCGTTTATCGGTTTTGTCAATGACAAAAAAAGAAAATATACAATGGGTGTTGTAGTTGTTCAACCGAAAAAGAGTCAGTTTGCCGCACAAACTGCTGTACCCGTATTTAAAAAAGCGATTGATATTATGGTTGAAGACGGGTATCTACAACCAGATATTGTCGAGTAA